One genomic segment of Acinetobacter sp. C26M includes these proteins:
- a CDS encoding PAS domain-containing hybrid sensor histidine kinase/response regulator, with protein MNSWLILGVLALYIVLLFGCAFFGEKHASRLSTRGRMLLFSLTLGVYCSSWTFYGATGAAVRQGVIFLPIYLGPLLFIWFGYDIWKRLGRIRQHHAISSIADFVAARYGKSGSLAALVTILAVIAIVPYLALQLRAIALSASVILEQNAHIHTTTNSVLVLTAVLAILAMIFGTRHIAHTEQHGGLMLAVAFESFVKLFALLCVAAFFLLQSPDNIKQVSSDVSQHFHDLQQLGVPETFWIQTLLAGLAMICLPRQFHVAVVELRDEKHIRGARRWFAAYLILTVIAIIPIASWALHSLPESLGTPDIAVLALPLSYQQEWLALLAFLGGFSASTGMLLVASVALSIMLSNDLIMPALWRFKIISRHDQHLPRVLKLTRRISIVSVMLLGFLFFHFFNDINQLSVFGLLAFSAVAQFSPALIGGLYWRGASRQGVYVGLLMGFAMWSYTLLFPTVLRSLPDHYQEFAQHLLLFGPFDINGLRPEALLGFESFAPLTHGVLWSLGLNVVLYIWVSRLYRPSVAEQIQAESFFYYESKPLPSAQSNTDLSDLHLNAARLKVGDLLALAKRVTGDKPTLQAFQQFCEQNHVVLNENHVANGMWWRFTEQYLAGIIGAASARTLLTTAMINNGLALGQVANILDQASQWQRFNQNLLMTMIDHMTQGVSVVDKNMCLVAWNNQYLKLFDYPKDLVYVGCPIADLIRYNAERGECGPGPVEEHVRKRLHWMKVGSAHEFERIRKDGLVIQMRGNPIEGGGFVTTFADITAFRENEAVLEERVSDRTQQLANALTEQQLALEQADKANQSKSRFLAAASHDLLQPMHAARLFSTALEQSVHSTEDQQTLQQLDRALYGAESMLSALLDIARLEGGTIQPKRQAYALHDLLNDLELQFKSIAAQRNIQLSVHDTKFWVDTDPQWMRRIIQNFVSNALRYTAQGRVVVGVLRSAQRPNHIRIGVWDTGPGIHEQQRLKLFQEFERCGHTSPWGEQGLGLGLAIVQRMTSLLDFPVHVYSELGKGSCFMIEVPLAEAPKIQMATPHVTALQHTAYKVLCLDNDETILEGMRTLLSKWGYQIFTATEPEQALRLIEQEDIQVWLIDQHLNHDQRGLDFIEQHRLPHIPVALITADSDPELPHYLKQQNIVLLKKPLKPAGLRAWLSGLKIMPMQ; from the coding sequence ATGAACAGTTGGCTTATTCTTGGTGTGCTTGCCCTGTATATTGTGCTGTTATTCGGCTGCGCTTTTTTTGGTGAAAAACATGCCAGCCGTTTAAGCACTCGCGGCCGCATGCTACTGTTTAGTTTGACTTTAGGCGTCTATTGCTCATCATGGACCTTTTACGGCGCAACAGGTGCTGCGGTACGTCAGGGGGTTATTTTTCTACCGATTTATCTCGGTCCCTTGCTGTTCATCTGGTTTGGTTATGACATCTGGAAACGCTTAGGTCGAATACGTCAACATCATGCGATTTCTTCGATTGCCGATTTTGTCGCAGCGCGTTATGGCAAAAGTGGTAGCTTAGCAGCACTGGTAACCATCCTTGCCGTGATTGCAATCGTGCCTTATTTGGCTTTGCAATTGCGTGCCATTGCCCTCAGTGCATCCGTCATTCTCGAGCAAAATGCGCATATCCATACCACTACCAATAGTGTGTTAGTGCTGACCGCAGTGCTGGCGATTTTGGCAATGATTTTTGGCACTCGCCATATTGCGCATACCGAACAGCACGGTGGTTTAATGCTCGCAGTGGCGTTTGAGTCCTTTGTTAAACTGTTTGCTTTGCTCTGTGTTGCTGCTTTTTTCTTATTGCAGTCACCCGACAACATCAAACAGGTCAGCAGCGATGTCAGTCAGCATTTTCATGACCTGCAACAACTGGGAGTGCCTGAAACTTTTTGGATTCAAACCCTACTTGCAGGCTTAGCCATGATTTGCTTGCCACGTCAATTTCATGTAGCAGTGGTTGAATTACGGGATGAAAAGCATATTCGTGGTGCACGACGCTGGTTCGCGGCCTATCTGATTCTTACTGTGATTGCGATTATTCCGATTGCCAGTTGGGCGCTACACTCTTTACCTGAATCACTTGGTACACCTGATATTGCGGTATTGGCCTTACCTTTAAGCTATCAACAAGAATGGTTGGCCTTATTGGCATTTTTGGGTGGTTTCTCTGCATCTACAGGCATGCTGTTGGTAGCTTCAGTAGCACTGTCGATCATGCTCAGTAATGACCTGATCATGCCCGCATTATGGCGCTTTAAAATCATTTCTCGCCATGATCAGCACCTACCTCGCGTACTCAAATTGACACGTCGCATTAGTATCGTCAGTGTGATGTTACTGGGCTTCTTATTCTTCCATTTCTTTAATGATATCAATCAACTTTCAGTCTTTGGTTTATTGGCCTTTAGTGCGGTGGCACAATTTTCTCCCGCCTTGATTGGTGGGCTATATTGGCGTGGTGCAAGTCGCCAAGGCGTCTATGTCGGCCTACTCATGGGCTTTGCCATGTGGAGCTATACACTGCTGTTTCCAACAGTATTGCGCAGCCTACCAGATCACTATCAAGAATTTGCACAACATCTGTTATTGTTTGGCCCCTTCGATATCAATGGCTTACGCCCTGAAGCATTGCTTGGATTCGAATCCTTTGCTCCCCTCACCCACGGTGTGTTGTGGTCACTGGGGCTCAATGTGGTGCTGTATATCTGGGTGTCTCGTCTATATCGTCCAAGTGTAGCAGAGCAAATTCAAGCAGAAAGCTTTTTCTATTATGAAAGTAAACCTCTACCATCGGCTCAGTCCAATACAGATCTAAGCGATCTACACCTGAATGCCGCACGCCTGAAAGTCGGTGACTTATTGGCTCTGGCCAAACGGGTTACGGGTGATAAACCTACCCTTCAAGCCTTCCAACAGTTTTGTGAACAAAACCATGTCGTGTTAAATGAAAATCACGTTGCCAATGGTATGTGGTGGCGTTTCACTGAGCAGTATCTGGCAGGGATTATTGGCGCAGCTTCTGCCCGTACACTGCTCACTACTGCCATGATTAACAATGGCTTGGCACTCGGGCAAGTTGCCAATATTCTCGACCAAGCCTCACAATGGCAGCGTTTTAACCAGAACCTACTCATGACCATGATCGACCATATGACCCAAGGCGTCAGTGTGGTGGATAAAAATATGTGTCTGGTGGCATGGAACAACCAATATTTAAAGCTATTTGATTATCCTAAAGATCTGGTCTACGTCGGCTGTCCGATCGCAGATCTGATTCGCTATAACGCTGAACGCGGTGAATGTGGTCCTGGCCCTGTTGAGGAACATGTGCGTAAACGACTGCACTGGATGAAAGTGGGTAGCGCACATGAGTTTGAGCGGATTCGCAAAGATGGGTTGGTCATTCAGATGCGTGGTAATCCAATTGAAGGCGGTGGTTTCGTGACCACTTTTGCCGATATTACTGCCTTCCGTGAAAATGAAGCAGTATTGGAAGAACGTGTTAGTGATCGAACTCAGCAGCTTGCCAATGCATTGACCGAGCAACAACTCGCGCTAGAACAAGCAGATAAAGCCAATCAATCGAAAAGCCGCTTCCTTGCCGCGGCCAGTCATGATCTATTACAGCCGATGCATGCTGCCCGTTTATTTAGTACCGCATTAGAGCAGAGTGTGCATTCAACGGAAGACCAACAGACCTTGCAACAACTGGATCGTGCCTTGTATGGTGCAGAAAGCATGCTCTCTGCGCTACTGGATATTGCCCGTTTAGAAGGGGGTACGATTCAGCCAAAGCGCCAAGCTTATGCACTGCATGACCTATTAAATGATCTGGAATTACAGTTCAAATCCATTGCTGCACAGCGCAATATTCAACTGTCAGTTCACGACACCAAATTTTGGGTCGATACCGATCCACAATGGATGCGACGTATTATTCAAAACTTTGTCAGCAATGCATTGCGTTATACCGCTCAAGGTCGTGTAGTCGTTGGTGTATTACGTTCGGCACAGCGTCCAAACCATATTCGTATCGGAGTTTGGGACACAGGACCAGGTATTCATGAACAACAACGCCTAAAACTATTCCAAGAGTTTGAACGCTGTGGACATACTTCGCCTTGGGGTGAACAAGGTCTGGGCTTAGGCCTTGCCATTGTACAACGTATGACCAGCCTGCTCGATTTTCCTGTGCATGTTTATTCAGAATTGGGCAAAGGCTCTTGCTTCATGATTGAAGTACCGCTTGCCGAAGCACCAAAAATTCAAATGGCAACACCGCATGTGACGGCACTACAACATACCGCCTATAAAGTATTGTGTCTGGACAATGACGAAACCATTTTAGAAGGCATGCGCACTTTACTGAGCAAATGGGGCTATCAGATTTTTACTGCAACAGAACCTGAGCAAGCACTACGACTGATTGAACAAGAGGACATTCAGGTCTGGCTGATCGACCAGCATTTGAACCATGATCAACGCGGTCTAGACTTCATTGAGCAACATCGACTGCCCCATATTCCAGTCGCGCTTATTACCGCAGATTCTGACCCAGAGCTCCCGCACTACTTAAAACAGCAGAATATTGTGTTGTTGAAAAAGCCGCTCAAACCTGCAGGCTTACGCGCGTGGTTATCTGGTTTAAAAATCATGCCCATGCAATAA
- a CDS encoding TetR/AcrR family transcriptional regulator produces the protein MRKRPQQQRAKMIVESILEGAQKCISEYGVLQVTTPKISEKSGVSVGSIYQYFENKEQIIAELLLRKSESLGQAVKQLVMLQQQTSIQDIITLSIAFGFESLKSDQGFFIEILKNWHAYSDSEAAQVLEQHFLEIGMYLFGRYYPHWDFETLKHKSFVIINSTLFTMMRYASKNTFLIEEQRLQQELSKMIVSFLDAV, from the coding sequence ATGAGAAAACGACCACAGCAGCAACGTGCCAAAATGATTGTCGAAAGCATTTTGGAAGGGGCGCAGAAATGTATTTCTGAATATGGGGTTTTGCAGGTGACTACGCCTAAAATCTCTGAAAAATCAGGCGTTAGTGTTGGGTCGATCTATCAGTATTTTGAAAATAAAGAACAAATCATCGCAGAACTATTGTTGCGTAAAAGTGAAAGCTTGGGGCAAGCCGTAAAGCAACTGGTGATGCTACAACAACAAACCTCTATTCAAGACATCATCACATTAAGTATTGCTTTTGGCTTTGAATCTTTGAAATCCGATCAAGGTTTTTTTATCGAAATCTTAAAAAACTGGCATGCCTATAGTGATTCGGAAGCGGCACAAGTTTTAGAGCAGCATTTTTTAGAAATCGGCATGTATTTATTTGGTCGTTACTATCCGCATTGGGATTTTGAGACCTTAAAACATAAGTCTTTTGTGATTATTAACAGTACCTTATTTACCATGATGCGTTATGCCAGTAAAAATACTTTTCTCATTGAAGAACAACGACTGCAACAAGAACTGTCTAAAATGATTGTTTCTTTTTTAGATGCAGTATGA
- a CDS encoding ion channel, which translates to MQTLKQFWQGFRLLPSAWLLLVQLALLILAMLTYGDSEFRALTWSLGVLALLIIAKVIRQTPVFTFWGLVFVSGAFLFSILIFIGYSNLMIQIIAHSFEALAYFYAAYGLLRYMFADRYLTKDELFAAGAVFTLIAWAFAFLYSICQLLLPNSFQNSNQPQALQHWLDLLFLSFSLQSATGLSDLIPISPAARVLAMLQMFGGVMYLAVVVSRLIALQYISHQPKNN; encoded by the coding sequence ATGCAAACCTTAAAACAATTTTGGCAGGGCTTTCGTTTACTTCCATCTGCATGGTTATTGCTGGTTCAATTGGCCTTGTTAATTTTGGCGATGCTCACTTATGGCGATAGCGAATTTCGTGCCTTAACTTGGTCATTGGGCGTATTGGCCTTACTGATCATCGCTAAAGTGATTCGGCAAACCCCTGTATTTACCTTTTGGGGACTGGTTTTTGTCAGTGGTGCTTTTTTATTTTCGATCCTGATTTTTATTGGCTATAGCAATTTGATGATTCAGATCATCGCACATAGTTTTGAAGCGTTGGCTTATTTCTATGCAGCATATGGTTTGTTGCGCTATATGTTTGCGGATCGTTATCTCACCAAAGATGAATTGTTTGCGGCAGGGGCGGTATTTACCCTCATCGCTTGGGCATTTGCCTTTCTATATAGTATCTGTCAGTTGTTGCTACCGAACAGTTTTCAAAATTCAAATCAACCGCAGGCATTACAACATTGGTTGGATCTTTTATTTCTCAGTTTCAGCCTACAGTCGGCAACAGGTTTATCTGATTTGATCCCGATTAGCCCAGCTGCAAGAGTACTGGCAATGTTGCAAATGTTTGGTGGGGTGATGTATCTGGCTGTAGTGGTATCTCGCTTGATTGCATTGCAATATATTAGTCATCAGCCTAAAAATAATTAA
- a CDS encoding cation acetate symporter — protein MKGTSFKAILFTLLSFCCSSIAFAGPDLGAAEQQATNWHAIIMFMIFVGFTLFITKWAAKQTQSAQDFYTAGGGISGFQNGLAIAGDYMSAASFLGISALVFSSGFDGLLYSLGFMVGWPIVLFLVAERLRNLGKYNLSDVVSFRLEEKPVRTLAAFSSLVVVAFYLIAQMVGAGQLIKLLFGLNYNIAVVIVGLLMMAYVIFGGMLATTWVQIIKAVMLLSGATFMAFMVMKAVGFSFTNMFNQAIGVYSQAHSMSWEEASKIMGPGKLAANPIDALSLGLALMFGTAGLPHILMRFFTVKDAKEARKSVVVATGFIGYFYLLTFIIGFGAILFVANNPQFLDVAKAAVTGKLELVGGNNMAAVHLSDAVGGDLFMGFISAVAFATILAVVAGLTLSGASAISHDLYANVFKKGKTTPESELKMSKIATLGLAIFAMILGILFEKQNVAFMVGLAFSVACCANFPILVLSMFWKGLTTRGAVIGGVVGLVGAVSLIILSKAVWVDTLAISETAPNPFNGPALFAMPLSFLCCWFFSVTDKSARAEKERKAFDAQFVRSMTGIGASGASDH, from the coding sequence ATGAAAGGGACATCATTCAAAGCGATACTGTTCACGCTGCTAAGTTTTTGCTGCTCAAGTATTGCATTCGCGGGTCCAGACCTAGGTGCTGCTGAACAGCAGGCGACCAACTGGCACGCAATCATTATGTTTATGATCTTTGTCGGTTTCACATTGTTCATTACCAAATGGGCGGCAAAGCAAACTCAATCTGCACAAGACTTTTATACGGCAGGTGGTGGAATTAGTGGATTCCAAAATGGTTTGGCGATTGCGGGTGACTATATGTCAGCGGCATCATTTTTGGGTATTTCAGCACTAGTTTTTAGTTCAGGTTTTGATGGCTTACTTTACTCACTTGGTTTCATGGTGGGTTGGCCAATTGTACTTTTCCTTGTTGCGGAACGCTTACGTAACTTGGGTAAATATAATCTGTCAGACGTGGTGTCATTCCGTTTGGAAGAAAAGCCAGTCCGTACCTTGGCGGCTTTCAGCTCATTGGTCGTGGTTGCGTTCTACCTGATTGCACAGATGGTAGGTGCAGGTCAGTTGATCAAATTGCTATTTGGTTTGAACTACAACATCGCAGTTGTGATCGTCGGTCTATTGATGATGGCTTATGTGATCTTCGGTGGTATGTTGGCAACGACTTGGGTACAGATCATCAAAGCGGTGATGTTACTCAGTGGTGCGACGTTCATGGCCTTTATGGTAATGAAAGCAGTTGGCTTTAGCTTCACTAATATGTTTAACCAAGCCATTGGTGTGTATAGCCAAGCGCATAGTATGAGCTGGGAGGAAGCATCAAAAATCATGGGGCCAGGCAAACTCGCGGCAAATCCAATTGATGCGTTATCACTTGGTCTTGCGTTGATGTTTGGTACGGCAGGTTTACCTCATATTCTTATGCGTTTCTTTACCGTAAAAGATGCGAAAGAAGCACGTAAATCAGTTGTGGTTGCAACAGGCTTTATTGGTTACTTCTATCTGCTCACCTTCATTATCGGTTTCGGTGCAATCCTATTTGTTGCGAACAACCCACAGTTCCTTGATGTTGCAAAAGCAGCAGTGACAGGAAAATTAGAGTTGGTTGGTGGTAACAACATGGCTGCTGTGCATTTGAGTGATGCAGTTGGTGGTGACTTGTTCATGGGCTTCATTTCAGCGGTCGCATTCGCAACAATTCTTGCGGTGGTAGCTGGTTTGACTTTGTCAGGTGCTTCAGCGATTTCACATGACTTATATGCCAACGTGTTCAAAAAAGGCAAAACTACCCCTGAATCTGAATTGAAGATGTCAAAAATTGCAACTTTAGGTTTAGCAATCTTTGCCATGATCTTGGGTATCCTGTTTGAGAAGCAAAACGTTGCTTTTATGGTGGGTCTAGCATTCTCAGTTGCATGTTGTGCAAACTTCCCAATTCTCGTGTTATCAATGTTCTGGAAAGGTTTGACCACACGTGGTGCAGTGATTGGTGGCGTTGTTGGTTTAGTTGGTGCGGTAAGCCTGATCATTCTATCTAAAGCAGTTTGGGTCGATACTTTGGCAATTTCTGAAACTGCGCCAAACCCATTCAATGGTCCAGCATTATTTGCAATGCCTTTATCATTCCTTTGCTGCTGGTTCTTCTCTGTAACTGATAAATCAGCGCGTGCAGAGAAAGAACGTAAAGCCTTTGATGCTCAGTTTGTTCGTTCAATGACAGGTATTGGTGCTTCTGGTGCATCAGATCACTAA
- a CDS encoding oxygenase MpaB family protein, which translates to MQSIIKPKRLAAFEDMSQSNIKTRILSYMTHQQVQPSYAEYQALNTALQSGDAPMDQLLLWVLQNPKQHRKYFETALYQGLDKLPHEIPELTQFFQLVEQKPAWYDQNKIDAALKFTYRLGINNGLILRDLSLMTGYMYPGFNQPLVLTGALKKQAGTRLAETTKWWVDITEQNGFERFSKGFTSTIFVRFIHSLVRHQLQKSEKWDADTWGIPINQYDQAMTNIAFSGVVLLGIRALGIFPSKQEVDSFLHFWKYAGWLMGVEEKWLVDHEADGWKLIYWMHFAHPQSDASSVSLGSSLSKEPFERKYRYLRSFQQKLAYKQHLEITQFFIGRKKMRKLGLAPQSASWFAYYLIGRNLALYTGAKHIPKLNSFLEQNGRQVQRIGLSLYRNQGQQLASMHQ; encoded by the coding sequence ATGCAAAGCATCATTAAACCTAAACGCTTGGCTGCGTTTGAAGATATGAGTCAGTCCAATATCAAAACCAGAATTCTGAGTTATATGACTCATCAGCAGGTTCAGCCAAGTTATGCAGAGTATCAGGCACTGAATACCGCCCTGCAAAGCGGTGATGCGCCCATGGATCAGCTGCTGCTATGGGTGCTTCAGAATCCGAAGCAACATCGTAAATACTTTGAAACTGCCCTATATCAAGGCCTCGATAAACTGCCACATGAAATTCCTGAACTCACCCAATTCTTCCAGCTAGTTGAGCAAAAACCTGCTTGGTATGATCAAAACAAAATTGATGCTGCACTGAAATTTACCTATCGTTTGGGAATCAATAACGGACTGATCCTCCGAGATTTATCCCTAATGACTGGCTATATGTACCCTGGTTTTAACCAACCCTTGGTACTGACAGGCGCATTAAAAAAACAGGCAGGTACACGTTTGGCTGAAACCACCAAATGGTGGGTCGATATTACCGAACAAAATGGTTTTGAACGTTTTAGCAAAGGTTTCACCTCCACCATTTTTGTACGTTTTATTCATTCACTCGTGCGTCATCAACTGCAAAAATCAGAAAAATGGGATGCCGACACTTGGGGAATTCCGATCAATCAATATGATCAGGCGATGACCAATATCGCTTTTAGTGGTGTGGTATTGCTTGGGATACGGGCTTTAGGCATTTTTCCGAGTAAACAAGAAGTCGACAGCTTTCTACATTTTTGGAAATACGCAGGCTGGCTAATGGGCGTTGAAGAAAAATGGTTAGTCGATCATGAAGCCGATGGTTGGAAACTGATTTACTGGATGCACTTCGCACATCCTCAATCTGATGCCAGCAGCGTTTCATTGGGTTCCAGTCTTTCCAAAGAACCCTTTGAGCGAAAATATCGCTATCTACGTTCTTTCCAACAAAAACTGGCCTATAAGCAACATCTAGAGATTACTCAATTTTTTATTGGCCGTAAGAAAATGCGGAAGCTCGGTTTAGCTCCACAATCAGCATCTTGGTTTGCATATTATCTGATTGGTCGTAATTTAGCCTTATATACAGGCGCTAAACATATTCCAAAATTAAACAGCTTCCTTGAACAAAATGGACGGCAAGTACAACGCATTGGCTTGTCTTTATACCGCAACCAAGGGCAGCAACTAGCGAGTATGCATCAATAA
- a CDS encoding LysR family transcriptional regulator has product MRRMIPSLQSLICFEAAAKHKTYTHAAQELSMTQSAISRQIQQLEEFLNLQLFHRVRHGVELTSAGEQYLKNIKTHLLGLEHSTLDLMSHQGLGGTLKLGVVPTFATRWLLPRLYRFNEIYPEITIHLETSTKPFLFSEQIFDAAIYAGTPAQVENWPGTTAHFLMPEEVVAVCSPALIKKFYPASIEYDPPATLDLSAEQLSKLPLLQQTTRPAIWKEWFESLNYNAPYAMEGQRHELFSMLAVAATHHLGVALIPQMLIEKELNQGELIIVSSHKLTGSRCYYFVYAEQPDNPIMLKFIEWLQQETAVPTISTYASN; this is encoded by the coding sequence ATGCGACGTATGATTCCCTCATTACAGTCACTGATTTGCTTTGAAGCGGCTGCCAAACATAAAACCTATACCCATGCAGCACAGGAACTCAGCATGACACAAAGTGCGATTTCTAGGCAGATTCAACAACTAGAAGAATTTCTCAATCTGCAATTGTTTCACAGAGTAAGGCATGGCGTAGAGCTCACCAGTGCAGGCGAGCAATACCTCAAGAATATCAAGACACATCTGTTGGGGCTGGAGCACAGCACCCTTGATCTAATGTCGCATCAAGGACTGGGCGGTACACTCAAACTGGGCGTGGTTCCAACCTTTGCAACACGTTGGTTATTGCCACGTCTTTATCGTTTCAATGAGATTTATCCTGAAATTACCATTCACCTCGAGACCAGTACCAAACCATTTTTATTTAGTGAACAAATTTTTGATGCCGCAATTTATGCAGGTACACCTGCTCAAGTAGAAAACTGGCCTGGCACCACAGCACATTTTTTAATGCCTGAGGAGGTTGTTGCCGTTTGTTCTCCCGCCTTGATCAAGAAATTTTATCCAGCATCGATTGAATACGACCCACCTGCCACCCTTGATCTAAGTGCTGAACAACTCTCGAAGCTCCCACTATTACAGCAAACCACTCGCCCAGCAATTTGGAAGGAATGGTTTGAGAGTCTAAATTACAATGCGCCATATGCCATGGAAGGCCAGCGTCATGAGCTTTTTTCCATGTTGGCTGTTGCTGCCACACATCATCTAGGTGTGGCATTAATTCCGCAAATGCTGATTGAAAAAGAATTGAACCAAGGCGAACTCATCATCGTGTCATCACATAAATTGACTGGTTCACGTTGCTATTATTTTGTATATGCCGAACAGCCAGACAATCCTATCATGCTGAAATTCATCGAATGGCTGCAACAAGAGACCGCTGTACCGACAATCTCAACATATGCATCAAATTAA
- a CDS encoding DUF485 domain-containing protein — protein sequence MDDSQVDRILRNPKFQEMVSKKRTLSWTLTAIMLFIYVGFMLLVGYNKEFLASSFSGGVTTWGIPLGLGIIVLSFILCGVYSYIANTKLDQLNEAALKEVEAIAHEKGMH from the coding sequence ATGGATGATTCACAGGTAGATCGAATTCTACGAAATCCAAAGTTTCAAGAGATGGTCAGCAAAAAGCGCACATTAAGTTGGACATTAACAGCAATCATGCTGTTTATCTACGTTGGGTTTATGCTTTTGGTTGGCTATAACAAAGAATTTTTAGCAAGTTCATTTAGCGGTGGTGTGACCACGTGGGGAATTCCCCTTGGTTTAGGCATTATCGTATTGTCATTTATCTTATGCGGTGTGTATTCCTATATTGCCAATACGAAACTTGACCAACTGAATGAAGCAGCCCTCAAGGAAGTTGAGGCCATTGCACATGAAAAAGGGATGCACTGA